Sequence from the Paenibacillus tundrae genome:
CGTTTATACTCCACACCACTATCTTCGATATCTTTACCAAAAATACGCACCGTGCCCACATACCCTTCAACCAGACCGAGCAAAATCTTAACGGTTGTACTTTTGCCTGCACCATTCGGACCTATGTATCCAATCATCTCGCCACGCTTCACTTCAAGGTCAATCCCGTTCAATACATATCGCCCATTATATCTCATTCGTAAGCCTTCAATGGATAGCACTTGTTCTTCTCTCATCTTGTTACTCGCTCCCATCTTGATTGGTATCGTATACATCATTAGTTTCTACAATTCTACTAGTTTACCACAGTTTGGATTACGGAACAGATGCGCAAGAAATCCACCGTAAATTAACACTGCTTAATATTTCGATGATATTCAGCAAATAAATCAAATTTATAGTAGTCGTATAGACGTCTAGACATATAAGGGGGAAGGAGAACAGATTGAACAGATTAAGCGCAGGTCTAAAATATGGAACTTTCATCACTCTACTCCTATGGACGCTGTTTCCAATCTATTGGATGCTCGTCATTGCTACGCAAGAATCGTCTGATTTGTTCACAGAGGTATCCATATTTCCGAGATCATTAACCTTGGAACATATATTTAACATTTTTGTGCAAGACAATTACATGGGGCCGTTAATCAATAGCTTTATCATCACCGTCAGCTCATTGTTGATTGTTCTTGTGTTCGGATTGTCCTCGGCGTATGTGCTTGGGCGCAGAACGTTCCGAAGCCATTACCGAATATTCAAAAGCTCGCTGATGATCTGGATTTTGCTCGTTCGTGTCCTACCACCAATTACATTTGCACTCCCGTTATACATCATGATGAATGATGCTGGATTGCTGAATACCAAGATTCCGATTATTGTCGCACATGTCCTGGTGAATTTGCCGCTCGTCATTTGGTTCATGATGGCATTCTTCTACGGTGTGCCAGGTGAGATTGAGGAAAGTGCACGTATCGATGGTGCATCCGAGTTCATGATTTTTACCAAAGTGATGCTGCCGCTGGTCGTACCGGGCATTGCTGCCGTAACCATCTTATCCTTCATGGCTTCATGGAACGAATACCTGTACAGCGTAATCTTCATTCAGAGCCCTGACAGCTTCACTATTCCACTGAAACTCGCCACCCTGAACAGCGAGCAAGAGTTAACGGAGTGGGGTAAGGTTGCGGGTGGCGGTCTCGTGTCCGTACTGCCTGTACTACTCACAGCGATCTTTCTACAGAAACATCTAATTAGCGGCTTAACCGCCGGTGCAGTTAAAGAATAGGAGATGAGAGAAAATGAGAAAAAAGATGTCGTATATGCTGAGCTTGCTGTTAACAACCGCGGTACTGTTCACTGGATGTCAGTCTCAGGGGCAGGCTTCTGGACAAGGTTCTAGTCAGGGGACAGACAAGCTGGTCATTGCCGCCAGAGGTGGTTCTCATGTGGACGCGATGAATGCCGTGAAGGAGTCCTTTGAGAAGGAACACAATGTGAAGGTAGATATTATTGGACTCGAAGCGGCAGATTTGAAGCAGAAAATCTCTCTTGATGCGAAGAACAGCAAAGGTGCATATGACCTGATTATGGCCGACGATCCATGGATGCCTCAATTCAGTGAAGCAGGAATTTTCGCTAAGCTATCCGACCTTGGAATCCAAGAAGATTCCGACTTTGAAGAGTCCTCTCTTGCTCTTGGTAAGTCTCCATATGCGATAGGAGATCTATATGCCTTGCCTTTCTCAGGTAATGTGCAGTTGTTCTTCTATAACAAAGAGCTGCTTGAACGTCATAACCATGAAGTTCCAACGAATTGGACAGATGTGCTTGAGACCGCAAAAGCAATCAAAGCAGAAGATGGTTCTGCAGGCTACGTGATCCGTGGTCAACAGGGTAACCCTATCGTTTCCGACTTCTTGCCTCTGTTCTGGGCATATGGCGGACAGATCTTCGATGATAATTGGAAAGCACAGATTAACTCTGAGGCAGGCCACAAAGCGTTAGACACCTATGTTGGACTGCTTGCTGTTGGAGAAAACTATGAAAATACCGATATTGTCGGCTCCGTATCGGAAGGTCGTGCTGCAATGGCACTCGGATGGCCGTCTTGGTTCATCAAAGGCGAAACAGCTAGTGCAGATTATACTGCCATTCCATCCAAAGCTGCATCTGACGCTGAATCCGTCTCCACAGGGATGATCGGTAACTGGATGATGGGTGTAACCGCCAATTCACAAAACCCGGAGCTTGCTGCTGAGTTCTTAACGTTCATCACCAGCAGTGACACACAGAAGCAAATGGTTGAACACGGCGGCGTACCTACTCGCAAAAGTGTCTATC
This genomic interval carries:
- a CDS encoding carbohydrate ABC transporter permease; protein product: MNRLSAGLKYGTFITLLLWTLFPIYWMLVIATQESSDLFTEVSIFPRSLTLEHIFNIFVQDNYMGPLINSFIITVSSLLIVLVFGLSSAYVLGRRTFRSHYRIFKSSLMIWILLVRVLPPITFALPLYIMMNDAGLLNTKIPIIVAHVLVNLPLVIWFMMAFFYGVPGEIEESARIDGASEFMIFTKVMLPLVVPGIAAVTILSFMASWNEYLYSVIFIQSPDSFTIPLKLATLNSEQELTEWGKVAGGGLVSVLPVLLTAIFLQKHLISGLTAGAVKE
- a CDS encoding extracellular solute-binding protein produces the protein MRKKMSYMLSLLLTTAVLFTGCQSQGQASGQGSSQGTDKLVIAARGGSHVDAMNAVKESFEKEHNVKVDIIGLEAADLKQKISLDAKNSKGAYDLIMADDPWMPQFSEAGIFAKLSDLGIQEDSDFEESSLALGKSPYAIGDLYALPFSGNVQLFFYNKELLERHNHEVPTNWTDVLETAKAIKAEDGSAGYVIRGQQGNPIVSDFLPLFWAYGGQIFDDNWKAQINSEAGHKALDTYVGLLAVGENYENTDIVGSVSEGRAAMALGWPSWFIKGETASADYTAIPSKAASDAESVSTGMIGNWMMGVTANSQNPELAAEFLTFITSSDTQKQMVEHGGVPTRKSVYQDTELAAKYKHFPVMLEALQNSVARPRTAKWSQVEEALGAELSAAIAGTKTVEQALTDANKAMDDIMQ